One Candidatus Eisenbacteria bacterium genomic region harbors:
- a CDS encoding right-handed parallel beta-helix repeat-containing protein, which translates to MSYRHRPTTPPAAPNTRPCIRFRAAIFAGALSALVTGAWPVPSPAPAATVEVAPVAGSRSIQRALDRVQPGDTVLVLPGDYEERLVLPSGVTLRSRDGALSTRILGDYRGSVILVRDADSLTRVEGFTVTRGRGTYLPDTPREGGGGLLAFRAAVRVRDNIFVDNVLEIGKGVGGAVALFESPAVLEGNTFEGNSASNGGGLYARACSLVTIRGNRFLRNHADYHGGGVFLDFRTQGLLEANVMDRNDAGWGGGAEIGTLTRVEVRGNTIVANRVEHWGGGLFFLNCRPLVVRNLLAENISANQGGGLVAGRAAYPDLRCNLAWHNTPENFYYAANPTEIPGSSPPGEIPGAGQQIEEDPGFCNYLNGNFHPRPGGPADREPCGVIGALAPECPRPAKILR; encoded by the coding sequence ATGTCGTACCGCCACCGTCCGACCACCCCTCCGGCCGCGCCCAATACCCGCCCGTGCATCCGTTTCCGTGCCGCGATCTTCGCCGGCGCGCTGAGCGCGCTGGTCACGGGTGCGTGGCCGGTCCCGTCCCCGGCGCCGGCGGCCACGGTCGAGGTGGCCCCGGTGGCCGGCAGCCGGTCCATCCAGAGGGCGCTGGACCGGGTGCAGCCCGGCGACACCGTGCTGGTCCTGCCGGGTGACTACGAGGAACGGCTGGTCCTGCCTTCGGGCGTCACCTTGCGCAGCCGCGACGGCGCCCTGTCCACCCGGATCCTGGGCGACTACCGCGGCTCCGTGATCCTGGTCCGCGACGCCGACAGCCTCACCCGCGTGGAGGGATTCACCGTCACCCGCGGCCGGGGCACGTACCTGCCGGACACGCCGCGCGAGGGCGGTGGCGGGCTGCTGGCCTTCCGGGCGGCGGTGCGGGTGCGGGACAACATCTTCGTGGACAACGTGCTGGAGATCGGCAAGGGGGTGGGCGGGGCGGTGGCGCTGTTCGAGTCGCCCGCGGTGCTGGAGGGCAACACCTTCGAGGGGAATTCCGCCAGCAACGGCGGCGGCCTCTACGCCCGCGCCTGCTCGCTGGTGACCATCCGCGGCAACCGCTTCCTGCGCAACCACGCCGACTACCACGGCGGGGGGGTGTTCCTGGACTTCCGCACCCAGGGCCTGCTCGAGGCCAACGTCATGGACCGCAACGACGCCGGGTGGGGCGGCGGGGCGGAAATCGGCACGCTCACGCGCGTGGAAGTGCGCGGCAACACCATCGTGGCCAACCGGGTGGAGCACTGGGGCGGCGGGCTGTTCTTCCTGAACTGCCGCCCGCTGGTGGTGCGCAACCTGCTCGCCGAGAACATCAGCGCCAACCAGGGCGGCGGCCTGGTGGCCGGGCGCGCGGCCTACCCGGATCTGCGCTGCAACCTGGCCTGGCACAACACACCCGAGAATTTCTACTACGCCGCCAATCCCACCGAGATCCCGGGCTCCTCGCCGCCGGGCGAAATCCCCGGCGCGGGCCAGCAGATCGAGGAAGACCCCGGGTTCTGCAACTACCTCAACGGCAATTTTCACCCGCGGCCCGGCGGTCCCGCCGACCGCGAGCCGTGCGGGGTGATCGGCGCGCTGGCGCCCGAGTGCCCGAGGCCCGCGAAGATCCTGCGCTGA
- a CDS encoding T9SS type A sorting domain-containing protein — translation MQRIVTATTPATPSAGRRAALALLLLAAALPLATPARATVRVVNIVDVGGGFEYSPSTVFATLGDTIRWVNQSASSHNVTSGISPTPDGKFASPTLAPAATYQRAFTLMGPFRYFDSLNPATRGIIRVTRAVVTIKDFSFNPATLNVTLGDTVVWFNSGTFTHTSTSGSGGIENGTWDTGFLGHNASAAIPMMVGGAQQYFCAVHSFSMVGTVTVGAAVGVEGGGAIATRLLFARPNPARGRVQLAYELAARGTVRMALLDASGQLVRVLVDGPQDAGRHTVSWDGRGASGVRAASGTYFYRLEAQGTRITRRFTWLRG, via the coding sequence ATGCAGCGCATTGTCACCGCGACGACTCCCGCCACCCCGTCCGCCGGCCGCCGCGCGGCGCTGGCCCTGCTGCTCCTCGCCGCCGCCCTGCCGCTCGCCACGCCGGCCCGCGCCACGGTGCGGGTGGTCAACATCGTGGACGTGGGCGGCGGATTCGAGTACTCACCTTCGACGGTCTTCGCCACCCTGGGGGACACCATCCGCTGGGTGAACCAGTCGGCCTCGAGCCACAATGTCACCAGTGGCATCTCACCCACTCCCGACGGCAAGTTCGCCTCGCCCACGCTGGCCCCCGCCGCGACCTACCAGCGCGCCTTCACGCTGATGGGCCCGTTCCGCTACTTCGATTCGCTCAACCCCGCCACGCGGGGCATCATCCGCGTCACGCGCGCAGTGGTCACGATCAAGGACTTCTCGTTCAATCCGGCCACCCTGAACGTCACGCTGGGGGACACGGTGGTGTGGTTCAACAGCGGGACGTTCACCCACACCAGCACCAGCGGCAGCGGCGGGATCGAGAACGGCACGTGGGACACCGGTTTCCTGGGCCACAATGCCAGCGCCGCGATCCCCATGATGGTCGGCGGGGCGCAGCAGTACTTCTGCGCCGTCCACTCGTTCAGCATGGTCGGCACGGTGACGGTCGGCGCGGCCGTGGGGGTGGAAGGCGGCGGTGCGATCGCGACCCGGCTGCTGTTCGCCCGGCCCAACCCGGCGCGTGGGCGGGTGCAACTGGCCTACGAGCTGGCGGCACGGGGGACGGTGCGCATGGCACTGCTCGACGCCTCGGGCCAGCTGGTCCGGGTGCTGGTGGACGGCCCACAGGACGCCGGTCGCCACACCGTCTCCTGGGACGGCCGCGGCGCCAGCGGCGTCCGGGCCGCCTCCGGAACGTACTTCTATCGCCTGGAGGCCCAGGGCACCCGCATCACCCGGCGCTTCACCTGGCTCCGCGGATAG
- a CDS encoding DUF502 domain-containing protein has translation MSDIEKKLSDEEKHPGFWGGIRNIFLQGVALIYGLGFISAIVAIFLLGLLARNLVGKFLLRGVESLLLSIPVVKTIYHAAKQLMEAFSGANKSIIFREVLLVEYPRLGMYSVGFVTNRIDYRRPDGEVDPLVNVYIPHPPNPTSGMFILLPVDQVHPLDISVEEGLKLVLSGGIVSPTMLLGRAERRF, from the coding sequence GTGAGCGACATCGAGAAGAAGCTCTCCGACGAGGAGAAGCACCCCGGCTTCTGGGGCGGCATCCGCAACATCTTCCTGCAGGGCGTGGCCCTGATCTACGGGCTGGGCTTCATCTCGGCCATCGTCGCCATCTTCCTGCTGGGCCTGCTGGCGCGGAACCTGGTGGGCAAGTTCCTGCTGCGCGGCGTGGAGAGCCTGCTGCTGTCCATCCCCGTGGTGAAGACCATCTACCACGCGGCCAAGCAGCTCATGGAGGCATTCTCGGGGGCCAACAAGTCCATCATCTTCCGCGAGGTGCTGCTGGTGGAGTACCCGCGGCTGGGGATGTACTCGGTCGGTTTCGTCACCAATCGCATTGACTATCGCCGGCCGGACGGCGAAGTGGATCCCCTGGTGAACGTCTATATCCCGCATCCCCCCAACCCCACTTCGGGCATGTTCATCCTGCTGCCCGTGGACCAGGTGCACCCGCTCGACATCTCGGTGGAAGAGGGGCTCAAGCTGGTGCTCTCCGGCGGGATCGTCTCGCCCACCATGCTGCTGGGCCGCGCCGAGCGCCGGTTCTAG